In a genomic window of Nomascus leucogenys isolate Asia chromosome 4, Asia_NLE_v1, whole genome shotgun sequence:
- the KCNK7 gene encoding potassium channel subfamily K member 7 codes for MGGLRPWARYGLLVVAHLLALGLGAVVFQALEGPPACRLQAELRAELADFQAEHRACLPPGALEELLGTALATQAHGVSSLGNSSEARTWDLPSALLFAASILTTTGYGHMAPLSPGGKAFCMVYAALGLPASLALVATLRHCLLPVLSRPGAWVVVHWQLSPARAVLLQAVALGLLVASSFVLLPALVLWGLQGNCSLLGAVYFCFSSLSTIGLGDLLPGHGRGLHPMIYHLGQLALLGYLLLGLLAMLLAMETFSELPQVRAMGKFFRPSPMTAEDQGGILGQDELALSTLPPAAPASGQAPAC; via the exons ATGGGGGGTCTAAGGCCCTGGGCCCGATACGGGCTCCTGGTTGTGGCCCATTTGCTGGCCCTGGGGCTTGGGGCTGTGGTGTTCCAGGCCCTGGAGGGGCCTCCTGCATGCAGACTTCAGGCTGAACTCAGGGCAGAGCTGGCAGACTTCCAGGCAGAGCATAGGGCCTGCCTGCCACCTGGAGCTCTGGAAGAGCTGCTGGGCACTGCCCTGGCCACCCAGGCCCATGgggtctccagcctgggcaacagctcAGAGGCCAGGACCTGGGACCTTCCCTCAGCCCTGCTCTTCGCTGCCAGCATCCTCACCACCACAG GTTATGGCCACATGGCCCCATTATCGCCAGGCGGAAAAGCCTTCTGCATGGTCTATGCAGCCCTGGGGCTGCCAGCCTCCTTAGCTCTCGTGGCCACCCTGCGCCATTGCCTACTGCCTGTGCTTAGCCGCCCAGGTGCCTGGGTAGTGGTCCACTGGCAGCTGTCACCGGCCAGGGCTGTGCTGCTGCAGGCAGTTGCACTGGGCCTGCTGGTGGCCAGCAGCTTTGTGCTGCTGCCAGCGCTGGTGCTGTGGGGCCTTCAGGGCAACTGCAGCCTGCTGGGGGCCGTCTACTTCTGCTTCAGCTCGCTCAGCACCATTGGCCTGGGGGACCTGCTGCCCGGCCACGGCCGTGGCCTGCACCCCATGATTTACCACCTGGGCCAGCTCGCACTTCTTG GTTACTTGCTTCTAGGACTCTTGGCCATGCTGCTGGCCATGGAGACCTTCTCTGAGCTGCCACAAGTCCGTGCCATGGGGAAATTCTTCAGGCCCAGTCCTATGACTGCTGAGGACCAAGGTGGCATCCTAGGGCAGGATGAACTGGCTCTGAGCACCCTGCCGCCCGCGGCCCCAGCTTCAGGACAAGCCCCTGCTTGCTGA